Proteins encoded in a region of the Lepidochelys kempii isolate rLepKem1 chromosome 24, rLepKem1.hap2, whole genome shotgun sequence genome:
- the DCAF8 gene encoding DDB1- and CUL4-associated factor 8 isoform X2, which yields MSDKGSSTEGKTDIANGSLSSSPEEMSGAEEGRETSSGIEVEASDLSLSLTGDDVGPNRTSTESRDTDTESSGEEKDSDSMDDTGHYSINEENQAHDRSHSEEEEEEEEEQQRSRRRAQRKRANHDQDSSDDERALEDWVSSETTALPPPRWQAVRALRERELGFSSRFVYEACGARVFVQRFHLQHGLEGHGGCVNTLHFNQRGTWLASGSDDLKVVVWDWVRRQPVLEFESGHKSNVFQAKFLPNSGDSTLAMCARDGQVRVAELSATQCCRNTKRVAQHKGASHKLALEPDSPCTFLSAGEDAVVFTIDLRQDRPASKLVVTKEKEKKVGLYTIYVNPSNTHHFAVGGRDQFVRIYDQRKIDENENNGVLKKFCPHHLVNSESKANITCLVYSHDGSDLLASYNDEDIYLFNSSHSDGAEYIKRYKGHRNNATVKGVNFYGPKSEFVVSGSDCGHIFLWEKSSCQIVQFMEGDKGGVAMSCRASDRSSPKSPSALLPN from the exons ATGTCGGATAAGGGGAGTAGCACGGAGGGAAAAACGGACATAGCCAATG GGAGCTTATCCAGCAGCCCCGAAGAAATGTCTGGAGCAGAGGAGGGGCGAGAGACTTCCTCAGGCATCGAAGTAGAGGCCTCTGACCTCAGCCTGAGCCTCACTGGGGACGACGTAGGGCCCAACCGCACCAGCACAGAGAGCCgggacacagacacagagagCTCGGGAGAGGAAAAGGACTCTGACAGTATGGATGACACAGGCCACTACTCGATCAAtgaggagaaccaggcccatgACCGGTCCCactcggaggaggaggaggaggaggaagaggagcagcagcgGTCCCGGCGGCGTGCCCAGCGCAAACGTGCCAACCACGATCAAGACTCCTCGGATGATGAGCGGGCGCTGGAGGACTGGGTGTCCTCGGAGACCACTGCTCTTCCTCCGCCCCGCTGGCAGGCTGTGCGTGCCCTCcgggagagggagctgggcttcAGCTCACGCTTTGTCTATGAGGCCTGCGGGGCCAGGGTCTTTGTGCAACGTTTCCACCTCCAGCACGGCCTAGAGGGGCATGGCGGCTGTGTCAATACCTTGCACTTTAACCAGCGTGGCACATGGCTGGCCAGCGGCAGCGATGACCTTAAGGTGGTGGTTTGGGACTGGGTCAGGAGGCAGCCGGTGCTGGAGTTTGAGAGCGGCCACAAGAGCAACGTCTTCCAg GCCAAGTTCCTCCCCAACAGTGGCGACTCGACTCTAGCCATGTGCGCTCGGGATGGCCAAGTCCGGGTAGCCGAACTCTCTGCcacccagtgctgcagaaacaccAAGCGCGTGGCACAGCACAAGGGAGCCTCACATAAG TTGGCCCTAGAGCCGGATTCTCCATGCACTTTCTTATCAGCTGGCGAAGATGCTGTGGTCTTCACCATTGACCTGAGACAAGACCGCCCTGCTTC GAAACTGGTTGtgacaaaggagaaagaaaagaaagtgggTCTCTACACCATTTATGTGAATCCCTCTAATACGCACCACTTTGCTGTGGGCGGCAGGGATCAGTTTGTCAG GATTTATGATCAGCGGAAAAtagatgaaaatgaaaacaatggCGTGCTTAAGAAGTTCTGTCCTCACCACCTG GTAAACAGCGAGTCCAAAGCTAACATCACCTGTCTCGTGTACAGCCATGATGGATCAG ACCTCTTGGCTAGCTACAATGATGAAGACATCTATCTTTTCAACTCCTCTCACAGCGACGGGGCAGAGTACATCAAGAGATACAAGGGACATCGCAATAATGCCACAG tgAAGGGTGTTAATTTCTACGGCCCGAAGAGTGAGTTCGTGGTGAGTGGCAGTGACTGTGGACACATCTTCCTGTGGGAGAAGTCATCCTGCCAGATTGTGCAGTTCATGGAGGGTGATAAAGGAGGAGTG gccATGTCGTGCAGAGCATCTGACAGAAGCTCTCCCAAGAGCCCATCAGCACTGCTTCCGAACTGA